The DNA region TAAAAGAGATTTGGGCATGTTTGATACAGGAGGGGGTAAAAAAAGATTGGGGTTTGGGGGATGGGCGGTGTGGGTAAAACCACTATCATGAAGCACATCCACAATGATCTTTTGAAAGAACAAAGATTCGAAAGGGTAATCTGGGTTACCATATCAAAGGAGTTCAATGTAATGAAGGTACAAGATGATATTGCAGGTGCTTTGAAGTTGAAGAAAGATTGGCCCAAAGAAGGAGATAAGCTCAGACGAGCAGCAATCTTGTCAGAAATGCTGAAGAAAGCAGGAAAGCATGTTCTAATCCTAGATGATGTGTGGGATGAAGTCTCTCTAGAAGAAGTTGGGCTCCCGGAGCCGAGTGGCAGCAATGGCTGCAAGTTGGTGTTGACAACCCGTTCGGAGCATGTCTGTAAGTATATGGGCTGCAGGGTGATAAAAGTGAAGCCCCTTTCGGAACAACAGGCATTGACACTATTCTTGAGTAAAGTTGGACCTAACATAGTGCAAAATCAAACTTTAATGCCAATTTTGAGGCTCGTTGTCAAAGAATGTGCGGGTCTGCCTCTTACAATTGTCGTCGTAGCTGGTACATTGAAAGGAGAAGAGGACCCTCTTATTTGGAAAAACGCAATCAGAGAATTGAAAGGGAGAATAGAAAAAGTGGAAGGAGTGGAAGCTAAAGTGATAGAACGTTTGAAATTTAGCTTCGATCACTTAAAGGACGAGAAAGTGAAATATTGTTTCTTACATTGCGCGTTATATCCTGaagattatgaaattaaaaaagatgAACTAATTGAGTGCTGGATTGAGGAGGGATTCATAGATGATATGGGTACAAGAGAAGAAATGAAAGACAAGGGCCATGTTATTTTGAAGAAGTTAGAAAATAATTGCTTGTTGGAAAATGTCTCGAGTGGCTTTGTGAAAATACATGATGCGGTGAGAGAAATGACATTTTTGATTACAAGAATGAATCCTCGATATATGATACAAGCAAGTTTGCAATTAGATGAGTTACCAAAAAAGGAGCAATGGAGTCCGGATATTGAGAAAGTATCACTTATGTGTAACTCCATATCAAAAATTTCCATAGACATGCTACCCACAAAATGCCAACTGCTCACAACCTTGTTATTGCAGCATAACCCTATAAAAAATATCCCAAATTCTTTCTTCACAAACATGCCTTGTCTTAGTGTTCTCAATTTGTCCTTTACAGAGACCGAGAGTTACCAAATTCCATCTCTGAACTAAAGAACCTCACAACATTGTTGCTTTGTGGCTGTGAAGAATTAAGAGATCTGCCATGTCTTTCAATGCTTCAAGAATTGAAGAAGTTGGATCTTTCTGGGACTAAAATTGAGGAAGTCCCTGAAGGAATGGATATGCTGATAAAGCTAAGATATCTTGATCTTGATGTGTCCACTCTTAAAGAGATACCCGCTGGACTTTTACCAAAACTCGTTCACCTTCAGCACTTGAGTTTTGATATGGAGAATGAAAAAGTAAGTCTAAAATTAGAGGAGATGGAACCATTGAAGAAGTTGGAGTGCTTAACCGGACGTTTAGAAGACATCAGTGAATTGAATAAGTTCATCTCCTCAATGCAACAAATTAAGAAAAATCTCATGAAGTGCAATTTAGTGGTGGGTGAGTCAAATATCCCTTCTACAAGTGATAAAAGATTAACAATTGGAGGAGTCCACGATTGGGAAGGTGAGTTAATTATGCACCCAATTGAAATTCAAGAGTTGAATATTTTTGAGTGCGACTATTTGAGAAGCTTAGTTGATGATAATTCTTCATTCAAAAATGCGATTGACTTGAGGGTTTGGAGGGTTTGGAGGTGTGAAGGGATAGAGTGTGTTGTTTCCCTGTCCTTTTTTGCCTCTTCTTTCGCTCATCCATTTCAGGCCTCGAGGTGCTGGAACTTGAAGATCTGCCAAAGTTGAGTGCCCTTATTATGAAAGATGAAGGAATTGGTTCACCAACAACATCAACATTGGCTTCACCTGCCACCTTTTCCCATCTTAAGCAAATTACGATATTCAGATGCTCAAGTATGAAGACGTTGCTTCCACATTGGTTGCTTCCAAATCTCCAAAACCTGGAAGAAATTTGGGTGCAAGAATGTCATCAGCTAGTAGAAATATTGGGAGTACCAATATTAGAAGttgaagaaaaagggagtgatgCATTAATCAAATTCCATCTTCCCAAATTGAGAGAATTGAGACTAATTGTATTACCAAATTTGAAGAGCATTTGCGGACAAAGTGGAGTGATGGTTTGCAATTCTCTCCAACTTATCTATGTTTATAGTTGGAATGAACTGAAGAgaattcctccatttgttccccTTGTTGGCAATGGGCACCCATATGCATATGCTCCACCTTCCCTTACCATAAGGTCAAGCACAGAATGGTGGGAATCGTTGGAGTGGCATGAACATCCAAACTTTAAAAATGTTCTTCGCTTCAACCCCTTTGGAAGGATGAAAGGTATGAACCATTtatagtttagttaatttttttatttttataaatctaatttctccatattaataaaatttgatgtatattTTTTGAAGAGAAAGATAAAAGTGTTGGTGGGAAAGAAGTAGGGGGGAGGATAGTGCAAAAGATAGGAGAAAAGGAATGATGGAAGGAAGAGGTTAAGAGCATTGAGACTGAGAAGCTAAGGTAAATAAGAAATCAACCTGCCTCCACTTCTTAAACACTTTCCCTCTCTTACTATTCCTTCTATTCCGTTATTCTTCTCTAAAAAATTAAGCTATTGCTTTTGCATTCACTTTGgtatttgaactttcaaaatgcatcaaaaaggctctaaaacttttttaaaaaggaaattaAGCCCTAGGTTTTATTTTGCACTCAATTAAGTATTTgaacttttaaatttaatcaaaaaagcccttaaactttttcaaaaaaagcaattatgCCCCCGATTTTTTTTGctctcaattgggtacttgaatgGTCAACTGTTAAAGTTTAATAGTCAACTGTTAAAGTTTAATAGTCAACTATTAAAGTTAACGGTCAAAGGGCCTTTTTGATGTATCTGACAGTTGAAGTACccaattaagtgaaaaaaaattaggggcctaagtactttttttgaaaaaatttgagggcctttttgatgtattttgaaagttcaagttctcaattgagtgcaaaaTAAAACCagtggcttaattgctttttttgaaaatatttgagggcctttttaatgtattttaaaagttcaagtatCCAAGTGAATGCAAAATAAAAGCAagggtttaattacttttttttaaaaagttagagGACTTTTTACActcttaaaccatttaaataataaaaatatttttaaatttcagtttaaatgtataaatattaatataaaattatagttttattatttttgaacagTAAAATAGGTTTTTGGATTGATCAAGCTAGGCCAAAAGCAGACCTAGGCTTGAAAAAATTTTAGAGTATATCAaaagtttaataataattaaaaattttactgtCTGAAAAGTTTAAATAATGCTAGAAATCTTATCACACGCATATATGTGTAGAAATCATGTATTTAGAACacaaatataaattgaaataattataaattaacatatttataaaatttttaattttaaaaatatgcaacttaaaaaattaacccattaaatatcatattatagAACTTGtagtataattatattttagtttataaaATAGGATATGtaatcaataatttatttttatgcaaTCAGTCATTACATAAAGTTGTCAgttaatttagaattaaaattatttatgattgAACTATTTTAGATGTTTGAATTTGGTTtcctaattattaaaattataaatttagttcGCAACTTTTAAGATTCTCAACTTTTTACATTCATACCTAATCCTAGGTTGTAAGGTCAATGGTGTCACCTTTGGGCCATTCCATGAACCATTCAATGACTATTCACGAAGATGAGACATATCTCTAAAAATTGATAGTCAAGCCCCTCCATGAACCGTTTAATGGCTCTCCACAGAGGTGAGACATAACTCCAAAAACTGATAGTTGGGACCTTCTATGAATCATTCAGCAGCCCTACGTAGAGGTGAGGCATAACaccaaaaattgaaaatcgaGCTCTCCATGAACTGTTTAATCACTCTCTACGGAGATGAGGCATATCTCCAAAAATTGATAGTTGAGCCCCTCCATGAATCGTTTAGTGGCTCTCCACAAAAGTGAGACATATATCTCCAAAAATATAACTCCAGATCGTTTAATTGAAAACTATACCACTCGTGAGAGTATGCATTATATATTCCTTGATTGTTGGGCCAATAGACACACCACCTGATAAATTACAAAGCAAAATTTACACAAGTCAACTATGAATAGAAGTACCATAGCTAGCACATTGGTAAAAAAAGATGAGGCATGAATTTCAATAGCCTCACAAGGCATTATATATTCTCGAGTCAATGTCTATACCATCCATCAAACTACAAAAGTGAAGTTCATATAAGAAAAACGAAAGCACGATTCATCAATATACCAAGTAAAAAAAGTTAAGTCAAGATTTAGATTCAGTTCAATGATACCATCCACGGTATGACACCTAAAGGTATCCATCCACCATAAAGGCACCCTTCCACCCAGGGGTGAAACTAGGAAACTTTTTAGGgggcaaaattaaattgtaatttttcaatacaaaaaaaatgcaattttaccattttagtagcctatatctttataatttttaaaagattaaatcaaatttttatatttttaggggggataaagtacaattttacctttactcatttaaaattttaaaatttttaaaggggctaaatgaaaaaattttcattttaagggggcTAGGGCCCCTGCCACTACCCAGGTTCACCCTTGCTTTCACCAAGGGTTCAGTTTCATCCCACTAAAGGTTCATTGATCGAACGGTGGCTCGCCTTATTACATTAGCATAATCCTGAATAGTTTCTATCCCCTTTAAGGTGAACTTAATTTCAAACGATTGCTTTACCTTCAAGgttaacataattttaaatacTCATAAACGATTGCAATGCGCAAATTTTCCTAAATCTAATTGACCTGCTTCACGACACAAAGATCCATATTCGAACATGTAAGATCTTATATTACATCAgattttcaaaaaagaaagacTGGCTtaaactaaatttataaaaaaaaactcgagaaaatgaatttttttttaaagatgagAGGAAGGAATTATCCGACAACTTAACAACACAAGTCATTTACTTACCAGAACACTATTAGGTAATTAACAATTTAGCTATAGCTAGTTGACTGTTAGGATTTGTTAAATTAGTTCCATTTATACATCTTTTACATTAATCTTATCTTACTTCTATTAGATCTTTAACTTTTTCCACTTTCATCTTACTCTGATTTCAACCTTTCATTACCACTCTCCATTATTTATATCTCCTTCTCCTGCAATGGCAGCTGTAGGTTTCAGAGATGCCATAAATAAGGATTTCATAGCTCAAGAACTTGACAATGACAGGAAAGATGACCAACAAGAAGAAGGAGTTGCTATGGGAAGATAGGGTTCACTGATGGGTTGTCACAGTCTTCTTCTCAAGTAAAGAAATCCAAGCTCGGTTTATTGGATGCATTTAACCGCAATCGAAAGGGAGTCATTGTGGACATATCAGCTTATGGTGCCAATCTTAAGAACCAAAATATCAACTTACTATACTAAGATCAAGGATTTTATAACAACGTCAGAGGGAATCTAAGGGATAACATCTGAAGGAAATTCAGATTGTTAAAcacaaaatttgaaattcatgGAAGATTATGTTGAAGTTGGCATGCATGCAGCAGATAAAGCAACCAAGGAGCAGACCGTGCAACATAAGTTATCCGGATGAAGTATGAAAAAGCAGATCAAGCTGTTGTAGTATTTCCGAATGAAGTACTTACAGCTACTGAAGTTGATGCTACTGTTCAATTtcagtttcattttgttacttttgtaatattttgtaacttttgtaaTATCAaaagtttaataataattaaaaattttactgtCTGAAAAGTTTAAATAATGCTAGAAATCTTATCACACGCATATATATGCAGAAATCATGTATTTAGAACacaaatataaattgaaataattataaattaacatatttataaaatttttaattttaaaaatatgcaacttaaaaaattaacccaTTAGATATCATATTATAGAACTTGtagtataattatattttagtttataaaATAGGATATGtaatcaataatttatttttatgcaaTCAGTCATTACATAAAGTTGTCAgttaatttagaattaaaattatttatgattgAACTATTTTAGATGTTTGAATTTGGTTtcctaattattaaaattataaatttagttcGCAACTTTTAAGATTCTCAACTTTTTACATTCATACCTAATCCTAGGTTGTAAGGTCAATGGTGTCACCTTTGGGCCATTCCATGAACCATTCAATGACTATTCACGAAAATGAGACATATCTCTAAAAATGTATAGTCAAGCCCCTCCATGAACCGTTTAATGGCTCTCCCCAGAGGTGAGACATAACTCCAAAAACTGATAGTTGGGACCCTTTATGAATCATTCAGCAGCCCTACGTAGAGGTGAGGCATAACaccaaaaattgaaaatcgaGCTCTCCATGAACTGTTTAATCACTCTCCACGGAGATGAGGCATATCTCCAAAAATTGATAGTTGAGCCCCTCCATGAATCGTTTAGTGGCTCTCCACAAAAGTGAGACATATATCTCCAAAAATATAACTCCAGATCGTTTAATTGAAAACTATACCACTCGTGAGAGTATGCATTATATATTCCTTGATTGTTGGGCCAATAGACACACCACCTGATAAATTACAAAGCGAAATTTACACAAGTCAACTATGAATAGAAGTACCATAGCTAGCACATTGGTAAAAAAAGATGAGGCATGAATTTCAATAGCCTCACAAGGCATTATATATTCTCGAGTCAATGTCTATACCATCCATCAAACTACAAAAGAAGTTCATATAAGAAAAACGAAAGCACGATTCATCAATATACCAAGTAAAAAAAGTTAAGTCAAGATTTAGATTCAGTTCAATGATACCATCCACGGTATGACACCTAAAGGTATCCATCCACCATAAAGGCACCCTTCCACCCAGGGGTGAAACTAGGAAACTTTTTAGGgggcaaaattaaattgtaatttttcaatacaaaaaaaatacaattttaccattttagtagcctatatctttataatttttaaaagattaaatcaaatttttatatttttaggggggataaagtacaattttacctttactcatttaaaattttaaaaattttaaaggggctaaatgaaaaaattttcattttaagggggcTAGGGCCCCTGCCACTACCCAGGTTCACCCTTGCTTTCACCAAGGGTTCAGTTTCATCCCACTAAAGGTTCATTGATCGAACGGTGGCTCGCCTTATTACATTACAATAATCCTGAATAGTTTCTATCCCCTTTAAG from Gossypium hirsutum isolate 1008001.06 chromosome A04, Gossypium_hirsutum_v2.1, whole genome shotgun sequence includes:
- the LOC107947964 gene encoding disease resistance protein SUMM2-like encodes the protein MGGVGKTTIMKHIHNDLLKEQRFERVIWVTISKEFNVMKVQDDIAGALKLKKDWPKEGDKLRRAAILSEMLKKAGKHVLILDDVWDEVSLEEVGLPEPSGSNGCKLVLTTRSEHVCKYMGCRVIKVKPLSEQQALTLFLSKVGPNIVQNQTLMPILRLVVKECAGLPLTIVVVAGTLKGEEDPLIWKNAIRELKGRIEKVEGVEAKVIERLKFSFDHLKDEKVKYCFLHCALYPEDYEIKKDELIECWIEEGFIDDMGTREEMKDKGHVILKKLENNCLLENVSSGFVKIHDAVREMTFLITRMNPRYMIQASLQLDELPKKEQWSPDIEKCSQFVLYRDRELPNSISELKNLTTLLLCGCEELRDLPCLSMLQELKKLDLSGTKIEEVPEGMDMLIKLRYLDLDVSTLKEIPAGLLPKLVHLQHLSFDMENEKVSLKLEEMEPLKKLECLTGRLEDISELNKFISSMQQIKKNLMKCNLVVGESNIPSTSDKRLTIGGVHDWEGLEVLELEDLPKLSALIMKDEGIGSPTTSTLASPATFSHLKQITIFRCSSMKTLLPHWLLPNLQNLEEIWVQECHQLVEILGVPILEVEEKGSDALIKFHLPKLRELRLIVLPNLKSICGQSGVMVCNSLQLIYVYSWNELKRIPPFVPLVGNGHPYAYAPPSLTIRSSTEWWESLEWHEHPNFKNVLRFNPFGRMKAVGFRDAINKDFIAQELDNDRKDDQQEEGVAMGR